Proteins from a genomic interval of Labrus mixtus chromosome 24, fLabMix1.1, whole genome shotgun sequence:
- the LOC132959549 gene encoding uncharacterized protein LOC132959549, giving the protein MEEMVAIRKVNLIKMISMVDASMEMIATEMIATEMIAAEMIRRTDMGNPALTAMEGMTKTAKGDAAVTVIVARTDTVLTAMETMTMIIALVVMEAVIVAKTDTVLTAMEGMTKTAKEDAAPTVIVAKTDAVLTAMETMTMIIALVVTEAVIVLVVVGVALAVAARMMVMVVVVRSMDENTDMATSISTDMKVVVVVVVMEEDAGRKATNTLDTIPALHSFTDSVHDRKLPRTQKCSVVSAVSVFSFPSGAMNNIFHCEGG; this is encoded by the exons ATGGAAGAGATGGTGGCCATAAGGAAGGTAAACCTGATAAAGATGATCTCCATGGTGGACGCCAGCATGGAGATGATCGCCACGGAGATGATCGCCACGGAGATGATCGCTGCAGAGATGATAAGAAGGACAGATATGGGGAATCCAGCCCTGACCGCCATGGAGGGGATGACAAAGACCGCCAAAGGAGACGCAGCCGTGACCGTGATCGTGGCAAGGACAGACACAGTCCTGACCGCCATGGAGACCATGACCATGATCATAGCCCTCGTCGTCATGGAAGCCGTGATCGTGGCAAAGACAGACACAGTCCTGACCGCCATGGAGGGGATGACAAAGACCGCCAAAGAAGATGCAGCCCCGACCGTGATCGTGGCAAAGACAGACGCAGTCCTGACCGCCATGGAGACCATGACCATGATCATAGCCCTCGTCGTCACGGAAGCCGTGATCGTGTTGGTAGTAGTGGGAGTGGCTCTGGCAGTAGCAGCGAGGATGATGGTCATGGTGGTCGTCGTAAGAAGCATGgacgaaaacacagacatggCAACAAGCATAAGCACGGACATGAAGGTCGTGGTCGTGGTTGTGGTCATGGAAGAGGACGCTGGTAGAAAG GCAACAAACACACTGGATACCATACCTGCCCTTCATTCATTCACAGATTCAGTTCATGATCGCAAATTACCACGTACTCAGAAATGTTCAGTTGTAAGTGCAgtatctgtattttcttttcccaGTGGAGCAATGAATAATATTTTTCATTGTGAAGGAGGCTGA